The Phocoena sinus isolate mPhoSin1 chromosome 8, mPhoSin1.pri, whole genome shotgun sequence nucleotide sequence AGCAAGCAGCTCAAGCTGCTCTTCCTGAGCAGGAACCACCTGAGCAGCATCCCCTCGGGGCTGCCCCGCACGCTGGAGGAGCTGCGGCTGGATGACAACCGTATCTCCACCATCCCACTGCACGCCTTCAAGGGCCTCAGCAGCCTGCGGCGCCTGGTGCTAGACGGCAACCTGCTGGCCAACCAGCGCATCGCCGACGACACCTTCAGCCGCCTGCAGAACCTGACCGAGCTCTCGCTGGTGCGCAACTCGCTGGCCGCCCCGCCCCTCAACCTGCCCAGCGCCCGCCTGCAGAAGCTCTACCTGCAGGACAACGCCATCAGCCACGTGCCCTACAACACGCTGGCCAAGATGCGCGAGCTGGAGCGCCTGGACCTGTCCAACAACAACCTGACCACGCTGCCCCGCGGCCTGTTCGATGACCTGCAGAACCTGGCCCAGCTGCTGCTCCGGAACAACCCCTGGTTCTGCGGCTGTAACCTCCTGTGGCTGCGGGACTGGGTGAAGGCACGGGCGGCCGTGGTCAACGTGCGAGGCCTCATGTGCCAGGGCCCCGAGAAGGTCCGGGGCATGGCCATCAAAGACATCACCAGCGAGATGGACGAATGTCTCGAGGCGGGGGTGCAGGGCGGAGCGGCCAACGCCGCCGCCAAGACCACGGCCAGTGACCACACTTCTGCCACCACGCCCCAGGGCTCGCTCTTCACCCTCAAGGCTAAGAGGCCGGGGCTGCGCCTCCCTGACTCCAGCCTCGACTACCCCATGGCCACGGGCGATAGCGCCAAGACCCTGGTCATCCACGTGAAGCCCCTGACGGCCGACTCCATCCGCATCACGTGGAAGGCCACGCTCCCCGCCTCCTCCTTCCGGCTCAGCTGGCTGCGCCTGGGCCACAGCCCAGCCGTGGGCTCCATCACGGAGACTCTGGTGCAGGGGGACAAGACAGAGTACCTGCTGACGGCCCTGGAGCCCAAGTCCACCTATATCATCTGCATGGTCACCATGGAGACCGGCAACACCTACGTGGCCGACGAGACGCCTGTGTGTGCCAAGGCGGAGACGGCCGACAGCTATGGCCCCACCACCACGCTCAACCAGGAGCAGAACGCCGACCCCACGGCGGGGCTGCCCGTGGCGGGCATCGTCGGTGGTGCCGTGGCCCTCGTCTTCCTCTTCCTGGTCCTGGGGACCATCTGCTGCTACGTGCACCGGGCCAGCGAGCTGCTGACCCGGGAGCGGGCCTACAACCGTGGCACCCGGAAAAAGGACGACTACCTGGAGTCGGGGACCAAGAAGGATAACTCCATCCTGGAAATCCGCGGCCCCGGGGTGCAGAGGCTGCCCGTCAACCCTTACCACAGCAAGGACGAGTACGTGCTCCACACCATCTTCCCCTCCAACGGCAGCAGCCTCTGCAAGGGCACGCACACCCTCGGCTACGGCGCCACGCGGGGCTACCGGGACGGCGGCATCCCCGACGTAGACTACTCCTACACGTGATGCCAGCACCCGGCTCCTGCCTCCTCCTGGTGTGGCGACTGTGTGGCTTTGACCAGCCTGCTGCCATCGGacagaacaaggaaaagaaattccatgATGACTTTCCCATCAGAGAGCAGAGTTTGGGGAGGGTTGACAATTTCGTAGAacacaacagtgaaaaaaataattttttttaaagaatagaaggCAGGAGGGGGATTTGACATTGATGAAGACATAATTTATACCAAATTATGCCAGGTGGGGaggaaaagactaaaaataatatCGCAGTAAGGGTTGGATTGGGGCTCTTATTTTTCCTGAACTGGAAAGATACTACCTGTGCACCGTCTGTGTATGCCTCATGCTCTGTGCAGGGCCGTCACAAAGGAACCATTAGAGAAGCAGCCAACACGCGCAGCCCCCATGCAGCTCTCACTGCCGGCTGCTCACTGGCGACGACACGATGGAAGGTCTTCAGGCTCCTCAcaaaggagaggggaagaaaagatgTTTTGCTGTGGAGATATTGTCCTGGTTCTTTCCATGCCATTTCCCTTACAGATTTGCAGAAATAGCGCATCTTTCACTGCATTCTTTGAACGACGATGTagctgattaaaaaacaaactttcttTTTCCCATACTGAAGCCCTCCTCAATTCCATGCACCATAGTCCATGGAAGCACCAGGGAAGCTGTGGCTGTTCCAGCGCTTGGAGGTGCATCTATCTACCTGTTTATCTTTATGTCGTGTCTCTATCTACAGATGGGTAGATAGAGCCACATATACAGTCCTCACAGTACTTCTTGGGTCAGTTCGTACAATTTCTTGAGACAATAGAGTCACGAAAATGTTGCTTTCTCCTAGAAATCATTGAGTAAGTAGACAAAGTGTgttggggatgggagtggggtgggggataATGCTGTTCCTAAAGGCGGAGGCGTGTCTGTCCTGGCTGGGTGGCTGGGAGACCCTGGGCAGGGGGTGTTTTCAGTTCAGTCAGTCCTATCTCAGGTTGGCCAGAGCTGGGCCAAGCTCCTTTCTGATACAGAGAAGAGCTTTCTTTGACTTCCAGTATCCTCACCTCTCTCCCCCTACACCCCCACAAATGCAATCACCTCAGCAGCTACTTCctgagcatttactctgtgcAAAGTGCTTCCTCCAGAGACAGGTAATTGGtgcagagactttttttttttttttaatatcagctGATCAGACCTAATGGTTTCCATGGTTGCTCAAACAAAGCCcagaaaaagacatgaaaattctcagaaaagcccTAGGAGACGGCACGCCCCCCAACCCCAGAATGCAGAACACCACACTGTGCCCACCCCTGGGATGCCGCTCTGAAGAGGGAAGACCAGATCTCTCTAAAAATGCCAGCCTCCAAAAGGGTAGTGACTGGAGCCCTCAGAAGAgttaagatcttttttttcctccctctggaaTCAATGTTGCCATCATTTATCAACTGACAGTGCTGTTTGGTGAGCCATGAGattaaaacaatgatgaaatAATGACAGCAAAtctggaaagaagagaggagtgGTGCCTGGGGTTCTGATATCTCCCACATTCCAGCACTCAGGGAACTCGGGTCACCATCTGTCAAGGTGCCAGTTGTCCTGCGCCCAGGAAGGGCAATGTCAAAGGAGAGACGCTGTTCTGAGGGCAGGGAGGATGAGAAGGGGTCCAGCTCCAGGCCGTGGTGTTTTCAGAAGGCCTTGACTGCTTTGACAAAagccaaagaaaggaagagaaagatgaacagcagtcacagggctgctgtgacagGCCCGGGGTCCAGCCGTTTGCTGGACCTGAAAAGATGCCATTGGCCCCTCAGTGAAGAGGCTGGGCTTGAAAGAAATGGACACAACAACTGCGTGAGCGAGGTGGAGAAGAGGCGCGGCTCTCATTGCCAGGCTGGATGGATGGTCTCACCAAGGGGGGAACCCCAATCCCCAGCTCCAGGGAGAGGCCGAGGGTCATGGACACATTTCATTCTAGACTCaagctttttcccttttcccacctGAAGCATTTTCTCATACAATGAAGTCAGGAGAGAAATGTTTCCAAGGCTGGGACCGTGTTTCCAAGGCTGGGACTGTGTAAAGGTCACATCCGTGTCAAGTTCGCCCTCCCTTTGGCACCCCCCAGACACAGGCGCATTCCCCGTGGCCCAGGGAGGAGCAGAGGGGCCTCACTAGCAGCATCCAGGAGGAGAGGGTGCACGAGGGTGTGGGGCACTGGCTGGGGGTCAGAAGTTCAAGGTCTCTGCTGGTTCTGAAATGCAGTTTCCTTCCCAAGGTACCACCCCTGTCTTTGGCCAGTGTTCCAGGAAAATCGGTCCCAGCCTCCCCACTTccaacccccaacccctgctGCCAACATGCTTGGTCCCCTGCTCTCACTCTTCATCCTCCTATCTCTTCTCCCGGAGCCAGGCGGGAGGTCAGATCATCCCCTTAGAGGCTAAGAAGGCATTTGGGGAACAGCAGGTGGCCCTATACAGGGAGGGCTACAGGGGAGACCTTGCAGCTCTGAGAGCCTGCCTGTGCCAGCAGCGCCCTCCAGGCCAGGCCTGGGTGATGAACTTTCCTGCCCCGTAGCACAAAGCAGGCCCAGGCCTGCCTGGGCCCGAGGACACATCAGTCTCCTGCTCCCGCCTCTTGTACTAAGGGGGCTTGGGCCCCACCTCACACCAGGGGGAAACCCGGCCCTGCCTGCCTTGCCGCAGGCCTCCTCCTGCTGGTGTAAGTGCTGAAGATAGCGGAGACTCAGCCCAGCCAGGGCCCGGGGGCCCCCCTCTCATCTTTTCTGCCCTCAGCATCCCAACATCTTTCCAGCATCCTTTCTAAGAACAAGCTTCCAACTGTCTGCTGTCTCACGGCCCCCCAAGCCAGGGATGGGGCCTGAAGCCAGGTCCGCTCTGAAACCCCATCTCTTCCTGGTCCAGCCCCTCTGAGCCAGCCATGCAACATAATGAGAGAGGATGTTCCAGGGCACCCAGCCTCCTCCACCCCCTAGAagcacgtgaggacacagggctTGGGCCACCACTTCTGTCTAGAATCTCCCTCCTGTGGGCGGCCGACCTGACCCTTGCAGCCTCTAACTAGCCAGAACAACCTCATTGACCTCAGCGTTGATGAGTGTATTTTGTGGCATTTAAGGCAggtttcaagttaaaaaaaaaaaaaaaatcatgacactTCTTTGGTTAAGTGGTTTACCCTTTGTGGTAATTAGATGTAGTGATTGGAATCTCTTTTCTATTACATGgcaattttcctttaaatttcccctgaaaaaaaaaaaaggaaagaaggcagcAGGGCCAGGCGAGTCATTTGCATTTTGCGAATGAGGCCTCTTGTAAGCTCAGCTCAGGCGTGGGGCCCAACGTATGGAATGCTTAAGAGATTACTAAGAATAAAAGCTATTAATTAGTCATATACTCAATTCCGCAGACACGATGCGCATCAAaagcttcttttcttcccttttctccttccctcttcctgcgGCCTCCCACGGAAGCCTCCATCTTCTCTAAATTGGCTCCTGCTTCCTGGACCACCTCCCGTTAACATGGCGGCTGCGTGGCCGACTAGGGGGCCTCTGGGGTTTGGGGGTAGGAGCTGGGGCACCGGCTCCCTCCCGCTCTGGGTGACGCTGGCAGGGGAGGTGACAGTGGCTGGGGGACCCAGGCTTCCCCACCCGAAGTCCGAAGCTTACGCCTGCCTGTGCCTCTTCCTTCCTCAATGGGCACCGggcctcctcccccctcccctaggggtccagggaagcccaccagccCCAGCAAGGAGTAGAGTAAGAAAGGTCAGGGAGAGCTTCTAGGGAGATGCAGGGAAAGCAGGTTTTGCGAATCCAcagcctctgcctctgtttccccttctgtaatGCAGGGGTGGGCTGAGGCCGGGTCTAGCTTCACCCAGAAAAGATGGGGGCTCCAGAAGCCAAATGGGGGCTCCCCCACCATCTGCTGATTCTGGAAGGTTCTGGTTGGCCCAAGGCAGGTGACGGAGGCCCAGAGTGACAGGGACAGGACAGGTGAGGGATCCTGGGGATCTGAGGGAGCTGACTGGGCAACGTGCCAGGACTGCATCTGAGCATCCCTCCTTCACCCCCTCAGAGCTGTGGAGTAAGGGGAGGACACCGCCACCCCCTCCAATGGCAGCTCAAGTCCCAAAGCCAACCCACTCCAGAAATCTGCTTCCAGCTGAACGTGCCAGGGAGGACGGGGCTTCTGAGCCTCGCACTTATGAAAAATACAACAAGGAAAATTGGATGCGGCAGACAGGGAGCGATGGAGCTGGGAAGGCAAccaggagggagctggggcaTTTTCCGGAAGGAGGGGCCTCGGGGCGCATGGCAGCCTGAGCCCCAAGGGCCAGACCGCACTCTCAGGGCCACGGCTCAGGCGGGGTCAGCTGGGGGTGTTCCCTGCGCCCATGTCCCCCAGCACTCAGATCAGTGCGGGTGACAGGCAGCGGATGCCTGGCTCTGGGCCTGCGCCAGGGTGAATGCTAGCAGGCAATTCACAGCCCTGCACAGGCCTTCTAGAATCAGACAGAGGAGGCATCTTTCTTCTTAAGGAGGGATAAAGgctcaaaaatgaaaatcatcacCGGTCACAAGCAAGCGAGTCTGCCAAATTGATTAGGAGAGACTAAACCCCTTGGAGGTGAAGGGAAAGGggtattttttgcattttttgaaCCTGTCCCCAGTGGCCAAAGGCAAAGCAGGGATTCTTCTGGGCCTGGCTGGTGGGGAGCTGGGGTCTCTGAAGGCTGACACCACGCGTGCCCCAGCGCTGGCTCCGGATATGCTGGCTGGACAGAGCCTGGGCTCGAGCTCGGGGTGGGGCGGGTGGGGAAGCAGTTCTGCCTCCATCGAGTGCCGTGCGCAGCCCCTGGGACGAGGTGGGGGGGTTACGTGGCCCACACAGGTCACTCAGAAGCTGCCGTGGCCTGCAGGCAGAGGCCCTGGCCCACAGGCAGAgtctctgcccctgccctccagaTTCCATCTGCCTTCGGGGTGAAAAGCTAGGGGAAGTGGCTGGGCTAGTCCCTTCGTGAGTAGGACTCTAAAGCCATGAgtccttctgcttcctttctgttCCAGGGTGGGTCTGTCTCTGATCCATTCCCTGCAGCCAGTGAAAGGGAAATGGGGCCAACGGTAAAGGGAAAACTGAAGTCAGGGAAGAGAAATCTGGCCCAGCAAAAAGAATCAGGCAGTGAGCTCTTTGTCACTGGCCACATTCAAGCACTTGATGGGGAGGTGGCAGCTGTTAAGACAATgcctggttctttgaggagaggATCCTGGTTCCCACTCTCACTTTACCATCCCTGAGGACCTTTTAAGGAAGATATCGAGAGACTGCTCAAAACGACCAGTGTCCCCTGAAAATAGCAGGTCAGGGCCATCTCACAGCCAGGCCACCCAGCCCCGTCAAAGAGTCGCTTTTGCCACCAGACAGCCTGCAAAATCCCCATCCTCAGTGTCTAAGAGGCGCTGGGAGAGGAAGTTCAGACACGCGCCGCCCCATCTAGGAGTCTGGACAGGCAGGGAGCGCAGAGGGTGACCCACCACCTGCGCTGGCTCTCTTGGGGCCGCTAGGGGGCCACCTCCCAGGCACTGCAGCTCCCCGTCCCAGGCTGCCTCCCGGCCATCCTCGGTGCCAGGACCCGCGCCCCCCTGAGCTCCCACCACCATCCCACTAGCTGTTCTCCCAACAGCATGCTCACAGCTGCCGGCTTAATACACCCGTCCCAGCCAGTGTGACGGCTGCCTGGGGCACTTTTCACTCTACAATTTTTAAGCATTTAccatttcttttgaaatgttcCAAGTAGTTGCCTGAAATATCCACATTCGCTTCTTTAAAAACACTCAGGAAGCTTCCCTTGCCTCTTGATTCTCCCTCCctttacttcctccctccctttgcatttttttctttttttttggcagtacgcgggtctctcaccgctgtggcctctcccgtcgcggagcacaggctccggacgcgcaggctcagcggccgtggctcacgggcccagccgctccgcggcatgtgggatcttcccggaccggggcacgaacccgtgtcccctgcatcagccggcggactctcaaccactgcgccaccagggaagccctccctttgcATTTTTAACCCAATGTTTTTCTCTAGTTTCGGAAATTCTATTATCACTGGGGTCAGGCCCATTTTTCTCACATTAATATGATTTCCAGGATTGCCCaagaccccaccccacctcccatgcTGCAGGGGCAAAGCCCACCTTTCCCCACGTCTCCCCTGGGGACACCATGCCCGGGCAGATCTTCAGCCGGTGGGTGGGCAGCTGCTGCCTTGCTCCCCGCTGGAGAGGCTGGCAGGCCAGGGGCTTTCTGACACCACTGCCACTGCCCCTCCCACTTGTGCTGAGGGCACAGGGGGTCCTGTGGGGGGCTAACCCGGCCCCCACTTCCTGGCAAAGCCAGTCCCTGAGGCACTGTGGCCATCGGAGCCACCACGGTGCCATGGCCCCTGTccttcccactcccacccacGCCACCCCCCACCTGAAGGCCCAAAAGTCCAAGCCCGGAGGGTCCTTGCAGGAACGTCTTTCCTGTCACCGCCCCTAAATCTCTTTTACAGCAGTCAGGGTTGACGGCCGCTGGCTCGGGCAAGATGCCGGGTCCCTGCGCTCCTCGGCGCTGGGTCACTGAGGCCCAGCACAGCGCGGGGCACACAGGGGTGTCActcatctcttcctccctcctctcttgtCCCTGGGGCTCAGTGCAAAGGGCCCAGGCGGGTGTGTTGGCAGAGGCCTTCCTCTCATCCTGCACCCACCCTGCTGGCAGCCTGGCCCCAGGAGGGGCTCCTTCTCCCTGAAGCATCTCACTCCACCCTCCCTCAGACCCGCGATCACCAGCTGTGAGCCTGATGGGGAAATCCAGGCGCTTGGCGAGATCTGGCCGCCAGCCGGGGTGACCCGGTTCCCCCTCTCCGAGCCAAGCCTCAGGTGGGTGACGAGGGGGGCAGAGAACTGGGTGCCCCACCCCCCCGTGTCTGACGCTTCTGTCGAGAGTCCCCGCACCCGAGCCGCCCACCTGGAGGAACTAACCAGGCTTTCTCCTCAAGACGGAGGAAACCAAATGCAACACGAGCCAACGATCAAAGCCACAGCAGACACGGGACTGCCATGTGCTCATCTCCCAGGAGCCAATGTCCAGGGCACCTCTCACCTGCCCTGTGCAAGGACATGCTTGCAGAGGGTCCCAGAAACCACCCACCTCTGGCTGGTCCCGCTTTCAAAAGGTTCTGCGTACCCAggaggaacacacacacaaaactctgAAACTGGCTTAGATATTTTTACCCGACCCAGAACACCACCTGCCTGCAGGCCAGCGGCCTCAGCTGAGATGCCCACCTGGCATTCAGCTCCTGAAGAGATGCTGAGAGCCGTGGGGAGGAAGCAGAAGCGCCCGGTGTTTAGAGGTTTGTCATCTGAGAGGTAGAGAAGCGGGGAGATGGGGTTGAAGGCTGGGGACAGCTGCAGGGCCGCGAGCCAGAGAGACAGTGCAGTTGTGCGACTCTGCCCCCTTATTATGAATGTCGCAAGGCGGGTGTGAACGGAGAGGCAAAGGAGAAGAGTAAACTAGAAGAAACCCCATGCATAAGCCCTGCGGAGCAAATGCTTTTAACAGCCACCAACAGCAATCCCCCTTCCCAGTGTTCAGAGGTTACTGTATCTGGTGAGGTGTGGAGTGCTAACGCGCTCGCTCGGGGGCCACCCAGCGCTGTACTCAGCAGAGTCCATCCCTGGCGCCTGGGGAGGAAGAGACCAGGGAGGGGTCCTGAGCCAGACCCTGGTGAATGGAGGGTCCGCTGCAGAAGGTGGATGCCTGGCCAGCCAATGGCATGGGGAGGACGGGGCTGTGAACAAGGTCCCTTCTGCCAACGGAGGGACCCCTGCTAGGGGCACCCCTGGCTTTCCTTGAGCCCCTGCCCTTTCCTACCTGCAGAATCAGCCCAGTGGGGCCATCTGGCCACCCGCTCCTtggcttcttcctttttctctgaagGGCAAAGCAACCTCAGGGGTCTGAGTGATGGGGCCGGTCCCGCTGCTGCCTGCTGCCATCTGACACCTGGCTGGTTGACTTGGCCTGGCCCCAGGCCCACCCGCTTCCCTCCCAACCTCACCACCAGACACACAAACACCCACCACGACAGCAACACAAACCAAAGTGCACTGCGAACTGCCCTTGGGCCTCCTTCTTGTAGGTGCCTTGAAACTTCAGTGTTGAGATGAATGTGATGAACTATTtggtcctttttttctgtttgtctgttttcatATAAAATGTCCAAGTCCACTTTCCTTGtcctttcttgaaataaatagaaagatttaACTTTTACGGTCCTCTCAGCTGCTGACTCTCAGCTCGGCGGCCCAGCGTGCCAGGGGCCGGTGTCTGTCACCCACGTGGTCTTGGctgcccacaccccctccccaggctccgcCCCGAAGGTCAGCCCCGCTGTCAGGGTCCACTGGAATAGAGGTGGTGGCTGGGAGGGATGGAAGCTCTGGGTTAGTATATTCCCTGGGCACCATGGGAACCAAGATAATGATTCTGCTGCAGGATGGAGAAGGGACCTCTGGCCCCATCCCACGGGCCCCGGGGAAGGCGACCGCCAGCTAAAGGCAGACTCCAAGAGGGTTTCCACGTGGAGATGTATTAATCGGAGCCGTGGATTATCTCATAAGAGGCTCCAGCAACCATGTGGGCACCCAGATAAGACTGGCACCATACGGGTGCTGGGGACACGGCTCTTCCTCCGCTTGCCTGGGTCCCGCCACCTCTGACACCCCTCATCCCCTAGACGCACTCACCACATGCACAGCTCTCCAGGCCTAGCCTGATATCTCACACTCCAaagagggggaaaaggaaaaaaattattttccgtGAGAACAATAGCCGTTTCTGCCAgatttaacatataaaataagAGCTCATTACTTCTGCCTTAGCTCTGATTTCACATCTGGATACGGGTGAATGAGCTTCTCCTTATATGCCAAGGAAGCAAAGTTATTTCTGGATGTGCCTTGGTGGCAGGTGGCCTGGCTGGGGTGACACGGGGTGCTCTGACCCCACAGGTGCCCCTCGCCCCCCCATCCTCTTCTCTTGGTCCTCACTGCCGGCCCCCTGGAGGCAGGAGCAGCCCAGAGATCACCCTAAAGGGCGGCTCGCCACGTAGGCTTCGGGGAAAGGACCGAGTCTGTTTCCCCAAACTCTTCCTAGGGCCCAGCGCACAGTGGGTGCTCAAGAGGGCTGCCTGCTCTTCCTCACCTGACACTCACCTTTCTAGAACCTGATCAGCCAGCCAGTGAGTGGatatttactgagggcctactatgtgctggggctggggctggggcaccCTTCCAGCCTcatggagggggagggaaggatgctCATGGACGAGATCAGGGTGGGGAGGCTCTCTGGGAGCCAGGTCTCCACTGAGGGTGTTTCCTCGGATGAGGAGGACTTGGAGAGCAAGGGAGAGGGTCTGCCAGAAGCTCTGAGGCAGGGGGCACGCAGGCGAGTCCGATTCTGTCCCCCTCTGGAAGACTCCGCTTCCCCCATAAGCACAGGACCCATCTGCTGGCCCCACCCATCTGCTGGCCACACCTCTGGTTCACTCCCCAAGCAGGCCCTGCCTACCCAAGCGGGCTCTGGGTCTGTGCTGACTTCTCCACCGGGTGCCCGTGAGGGCCCTTGAAGATTCAACTCAGGCATTGTCTCTGGAGAGGCTGCCCTCTCCGGGCCACACCTGCAGGTTCTCACCTGGACAGGTAACTGGTTCCACACCTCGCTCACTAGGGGCCCCTGGCCAGCAGGTCTTGCCTTCCACCCCTTCAGATCCCAGAGGGCACCGGCCTGGCACGCAGGAGGCACCGGAAACgtgaatggagggagggagtcaATAAACACCAGCAAATCAATCAACCAACAGATCAATCTATCAATGCTGGGCCCGAGGAGGATGACTTTCCAAGAGCAGCAGCCCTTGCGTCCCAGTTGCGAGGCAGTCTCtacttctcctcccacccctccaggcaggggGAGCCTCGGACGGGGCTGACCCAGCTCACCTGACCCTCCACACACTGGCAGCAGCACCAGAGACCAGGTGCCCCGGCCACTCTCTTCAAGCCGGAGCAGGGGGGCTGGCTTCCCAGACTGTGTTCCTGAGCCCCTAGAGCTAACAGAAGTTCCGCCCAGGAAGGGCTCATGGTCACATgcatttgggaaccactggatTAACGCCTGTCCTGGGGGCTCCTCGGGCAGGGCCTCGGAGTCCCTCAGAACTGGGTGAGACCCACAGGCTCCACCACCCACTCCCTGTGCCTCTGTAAAGCGTACGCATGATGACAGCTCGCTGCTCCCATTTTTCCCACCACGACAGCACCGACGCTGCTGATGTGTGCCGGGGCCTCCGTGAGAACGCTGCTTCCCTCCCCCCCACTTGTCCGGGGAGTGCAGGCCCCATCCCTGGCGCCCCCGGGGTTTACCCAGCATCCCTGACCCCTAGGTACAGGTGCTGAGCTGGCGGGCACTTCTCCCAAGGAGGCCCAGGTGTCTCCGCAAGAGCCAAGTGCCCCCAGGTCTGCACAGAGGAGAGACGTCGGAACAGGGCCTGTTCTCCAAGCCACTGCGACCACACCCAAGGTCTGCGGCCTGCTCCCGAAACCTGCTAGATGGGCTCTCAGGCTGACCCGAGCTTTTGGCTTCTGAACAACAGGGCTGGAGATGGGGGTTTTAATAAGTGGCCCGGGGGGCTGGAGGCCCAGACAGGGTTGGGCCCCACAGGAGGAAATCACCAGGAACCACGGGGGAGGTTCCAGGACCTGTATTTCAGGTCAATGGAAAGAAGACCCTCCAAACATAACTGACCCTTTCTGAAGAGGAGGAGGCGGTCTGAGCGGTAGTGAGGCCCAGCCTCACAGGAGGGCAAGCAGAGCTGGCCG carries:
- the FLRT1 gene encoding leucine-rich repeat transmembrane protein FLRT1: MVVAHPTATATTTPTATVTATVVMTTATMDLRDWLFLCYGLIAFLTEVIDSTTCPSVCRCDNGFIYCNDRGLTSIPADIPDDATTLYLQNNQINNAGIPQDLKTKVNVQVIYLYENDLDEFPVNLPRSLRELHLQDNNVRTIARDSLARIPLLEKLHLDDNSVSTVSIEEDAFADSKQLKLLFLSRNHLSSIPSGLPRTLEELRLDDNRISTIPLHAFKGLSSLRRLVLDGNLLANQRIADDTFSRLQNLTELSLVRNSLAAPPLNLPSARLQKLYLQDNAISHVPYNTLAKMRELERLDLSNNNLTTLPRGLFDDLQNLAQLLLRNNPWFCGCNLLWLRDWVKARAAVVNVRGLMCQGPEKVRGMAIKDITSEMDECLEAGVQGGAANAAAKTTASDHTSATTPQGSLFTLKAKRPGLRLPDSSLDYPMATGDSAKTLVIHVKPLTADSIRITWKATLPASSFRLSWLRLGHSPAVGSITETLVQGDKTEYLLTALEPKSTYIICMVTMETGNTYVADETPVCAKAETADSYGPTTTLNQEQNADPTAGLPVAGIVGGAVALVFLFLVLGTICCYVHRASELLTRERAYNRGTRKKDDYLESGTKKDNSILEIRGPGVQRLPVNPYHSKDEYVLHTIFPSNGSSLCKGTHTLGYGATRGYRDGGIPDVDYSYT